Proteins encoded by one window of Penaeus monodon isolate SGIC_2016 unplaced genomic scaffold, NSTDA_Pmon_1 PmonScaffold_2982, whole genome shotgun sequence:
- the LOC119570518 gene encoding general transcription factor II-I repeat domain-containing protein 2B-like: MNNVMEVVVRTVNFIRSRGLNHRQFDSLLREKDHNYGLPYHTEVRWLSQGAVLRRFFDLRGEIKQFMEKKGKPVLEFKSTEWMQDLPFMVDVTEHLNNLNKMLQGRSKVVTQYYDSICAFKLKLSLWETQLADLKGKFAAAGLDTFYQHLLPGYPNLTALAAKVLCMFGTTYLCEQVFSVMNINKTKLRSRLTHKHLNDILKLAATQDVMPNIDALVKEFSANLKCFVKNIICDVFRMYQSKTKETHLKLSLFLSYTMILPVRPTWE, from the exons ATGAATAATGTCATGGAGGTGGTCGTCCGAACTGTAAATTTCATCCGATCCAGAGGCCTGAATCATCGTCAGTTTGACAGCCTTCTCAGAGAGAAAGACCACAACTATGGCCTGCCATACCACACCGAGGTAAGATGGTTAAGTCAAGGTGCTGTGCTGAGGCGCTTCTTTGATTTAAGAGGGGAAATCAAACAGTTcatggaaaaaaagggcaaaccagTGTTAGAATTTAAGTCAACAGAATGGATGCAGGACCTTCCATTTATGGTGGATGTTACAGAACATCTGAATAACTTGAACAAAATGCTGCAAGGGCGCAGCAAAGTTGTCACGCAGTACTATGACAGCATATGTGCGTTCAAATTGAAGCTGTCATTGTGGGAGACACAACTCGCAG ATTTGAAGGGCAAGTTTGCGGCAGCTGGCTTGGACACGTTTTACCAGCATCTCTTGCCAGGTTACCCCAACTTGACAGCCCTTGCTGCAAAAGTGTTGTGCATGTTTGGAACCACATATCTTTGTGAGCAAGTATTCTCTGTaatgaacatcaacaaaacaaagcTGCGCTCAAGGCTCACGCACAAGCACTTGAATGACATCCTGAAACTGGCTGCCACTCAGGATGTGATGCCTAATATTGATGCACTTGTTAAAG AATTTTCAGCTAATTTGAAGTGTTTTGTAAAGAACATTATTTGTGATGTGTTCAGAATGTACCAaagtaaaacaaaggaaacacaTCTGAAGTTGTCCTTATTCTTAAGTTATACCATGATTTTACCAGTCCGGCCCACTTGGGAATAG
- the LOC119570519 gene encoding general transcription factor II-I repeat domain-containing protein 2-like, with translation METPNFRSWTPGFNQHKGHMAGGGVCQPKFREILRKSGPECRVFQEKWSSSYLFTEVNGKPVCLVCSQQVSVLKEYNLRCHYETLHAEKYKNLQGQQRLEKVNELLTALKKQQSVFSRSREISDAAVKASYLIANEIALASKPFSEGEFVRTCMLKAAETVCLKSHGHTDVAQLAIFIRGVDDTLTVTEEFVELVPMTDTTTAANIFTALVGTLDRVGVDWTRTVSLATDGAPSMTGRKAGVGTKFREKVQAANGGRDFWSFHCICIRRHCVASH, from the exons atggaaacccccaattttcgaTCATGGACGCCTGGCTTCAATCAGCATAAAGGCCACATGGCCGGAGGTGGAGTATGCCAGCCgaagttcagagagatcctt agaaaaagtggacCAGAGTGCAGAGTTTTCCAAGAAAAATGGTCATCATCCTATTTATTCACAGAAGTGAATGGGAAacctgtgtgtttggtatgttcaCAGCAGGTTTCAGTGCTGAAAGAATATAACCTACGATGCCACTATGAGACTCTTCATgccgaaaaatacaaaaacttgcaAGGACAGCAGAGACTAGAGAAGGTAAATGAACTTTTGACGGCTCTGAAGAAGCAGCAGTCTGTGTTTTCTCGTAGCCGAGAAATAAGTGATGCTGCAGTGAAAGCCAGCTACCTTATTGCTAATGAAATTGCACTGGCTTCAAAACCATTTAGTGAGGGTGAATTTGTGAGGACATGCATGCTGAAGGCTGCAGAGACTGTGTGCCTGAAAAGC CACGGACATACAGATGTTGCGCAACTGGCGATATTCATCCGCGGAGTTGATGACACTTTGACCGTCACCGAGGAGTTCGTGGAGTTGGTGCCAATGACGGACACCACAACAGCAGCTAATATTTTCACCGCCCTCGTCGGAACGCTGGACAGGGTTGGAGTGGACTGGACTCGCACTGTCAGCCTGGCTACAGATGGTGCACCTTCAATGACCGGGAGAAAAGCAGGTGTTGGGACAAAATTCAGAGAGAAGGTGCAGGCTGCAAATGGAGGACGTGATTTTTGGAGTTTTCATTGTATTTGCATCAGGAGGCATTGTGTTGCAAGTCATTGA